Part of the Georgenia sp. TF02-10 genome, GCCGGCACGAGGCGCCCCTGGTGATCGGTGAGGGCTGGATCGGCTACACGCCGCTCCTGGCGGAGTTCGAGGACGGCCCGGTCGGGCGGACCCTGGCCGAGCACGCCATCACCCGGTGCATCGAGCGCGGCGCCTGGGGCGCCGTCCTCGGCTCGAACTCTGCCCCGCACCACCCGGGCTGGCAGAACGTGGACTGGCAGCGCCGCTGGAACCGGCGGCTGCTCGCGGCGGACCCGACCGCCTGACCGCCAAGGCGCTCGGCCGGGTCCGCCCCGGCGCGCTACTGGGTCCGCCCAGGACCTTGCCCGGGTCCGCCCCGGCTCGCTTCGCGGGCTCGTCCCGACGGCGATCGCGACGAGCCGCCGGGCGCTGCCGCCGCCGCCGCCGGGTCAGCTCACGGCCGCCGGGCGACCAGGATGGCGGTGCCCGGCAGGAGCGCGCCGCGCTCGGGGCCCCAGCCGCCCCAGGTGCTGGTGTTCTCCGGCGGCCACTCCGGCTCCACCAGGTCCTCGATGACCAGCCCGGCAGCGACGACGTCGCGGACGTGGTCGCCCAGGGTGCGGTGGAACTCGGCGTACGCCGGCGTCCCGTCCCGGTCGCGCTCGACGTAGGGGGTGCGGTCGAAGTAGGACCGCGAGACCCGCAGGCCGGCGGCGGTGGGGTCGTCGGGGAACGCCCAGCGGATCGGGTGGGTGACCGAGAACACCCAGCGCCCGCCCGGCCGCAGCACCCGCGCCGCCTCGGCGTGCACCCGCTCGGCGTCCGGCACGAACGCGATGGCGCCGAAGGCGGTGAAGGCGACGTCGACGGAGGCGGCCGGGAAGGGCAGGGCGCGGGCGTCGGCCAGGACGGTCGGCACCGCCACCCCGGTCCGGGCGTCCAGCTCGGCCGCCCGGGCCAGCATCCCGGCCGCCACGTCCGTGCCGACCACCTGCTCCACGCCCTGGGACCGCAGCCACCGTGAGCACTGCGCCGCGCCGCAGCCGACCTCCAGCACCCGGGTGCCGCGCAGCCGGTCGAGCGGGCCGAGGAGGTGGGCGTCGGACTCGCGCAGCCCCTCCGGGCACCAGCAGAAGTCCGCGGCGCCCAGGAAGTCGCCGTGCTCGGCGAGGTAGTCCCCGGCCGCGGCCGACCACCACCCGGCGTTGGCGCGGGCCGCGGCCGCGTCGTCCACGTCGTCGTAGCCGGCCCAGGCCGGCCCGTCCGGGGCACCCATGGCGTCAGTGTGCCGGGCGGTGCCGAGCGGTGGGGGCGGGGCCGCCGTCGTTCCCCGGCGCGCGCCACGGCCGCCGTCGTTCGCCGGCCCGCCACGGCCGCCGTCGTCCCCCGCCGGCAAGCACGGCCTGCTGCGCCCCGCGGGTGAAACTGGCCGCTCACGGTCCCCGGCCGGCCGCCGCTGGGTTGGTTGCTCCGGGTCGTCGCCGGTCGGTAAGATGCTCTGTTGGCACTCGTGCACCCGCGCGCGCCATGCACCCCCGCAGCACCCCTGTCCGCACTACTACCTGTCCGCATCGGAGTCCACAGCTCAATGACCACTACTACGCCCACGCAGTCGACGTCCCCCCAGGTCGCCGTCAACGACATCGGCTCGGCCGAGGACTTCCTCGCCGCCGTCGACGAGACCATCAAGTACTTCAACGACGGGGACATCGTCGAGGGCACCATCGTCAAGGTCGACCGCGACGAGGTCCTCCTCGACATCGGCTACAAGACCGAGGGCGTCATCCTCTCCCGCGAGCTCTCCATCAAGCACGACGTCGACCCGGAAGAGGTCGTCTCCGTCGGCGACCAGGTCGAGGCCCTGGTCCTGCAGAAGGAGGACAAGGAGGGCCGGCTCCTTCTGTCCAAGAAGCGCGCCCAGTACGAGCGCGCCTGGAGCACCATCGAGAAGATCAAGGACGAGGACGGCGTTGTCACCGGCACCGTCATCGAGGTCGTCAAGGGCGGCCTCATCCTCGACATCGGGCTGCGCGGCTTCCTGCCCGCCTCCCTGGTGGAGATGCGCCGCGTCCGCGACCTCCAGCCCTACGTCGGCCGCGAGCTCGAGGCGAAGATCATCGAGCTGGACAAGAACCGCAACAACGTGGTCCTCTCCCGCCGCGCCTGGCTCGAGCAGACCCAGTCCGAGGTGCGCTCGCACTTCCTGCAGACCCTGCAGAAGGGCCAGGTCCGCCACGGCGTCGTCTCCTCGATCGTCAACTTCGGCGCGTTCGTGGACCTCGGCGGCGTCGACGGCCTCGTGCACGTCTCCGAGCTGTCCTGGAAGCACATCGACCACCCCAGCGAGGTCGTCGAGGTCGGCCAGGAGGTCACCGTCGAGGTCCTCGACGTGGACATGGACCGCGAGCGGGTCTCCCTCTCGCTCAAGGCCACCCAGGAAGACCCGTGGCAGGCCTTCGCCCGCACCCACGCCATCGGCCAGGTGGTGCCGGGCAAGGTCACCAAGCTCGTCCCGTTCGGCGCGTTCGTCCGCGTCGAGGACGGCATCGAGGGCCTGGTGCACATCTCCGAGCTCGCCCAGCGGCACGTCGAGCTGCCCGAGCAGGTCGCCAAGGTCGGCCAGGAGGTCTTCGTCAAGGTCATCGACATCGACCTGGACCGCCGCCGGATCTCCCTCTCCCTCAAGCAGGCCAACGAGGGCGTGGACCCGAACAGCGACGACTTCGACCCGTCGCTGTACGGCATGGCCGCCGAGTACGACGAGCAGGGGAATTACAAGTACCCCGAGGGCTTCGACCCGGACACCAACGAGTGGCTCGAGGGCTACGAGGCCCAGCGCGAGGCGTGGGAGTCCGAGTACGCCCAGGCCCAGGCGCGCTGGGAGGCCCACAAGCGGCAGGTCGCCGCCGCGATGAACGCCGACACCGGTGGCGGCGAGGACAACGAGCCGGCGCCCGCCGCGGCACCGGCGTCGTACACCTCCGCCCCGAACGAGGCGCAGGGCACCCTCGCCTCCGACGAGGCGCTCGCCGCCCTGCGGGAGAAGCTCACCGGTCACTGACCCGCGCTTCCGCCCGACGCACGAGGCCCGCCACCCTCCAGGGGTGGCGGGCCTCGCCGCGTCCGGCGCGGCGGGTGGCGGGTGCTCAACGCAGCCGTGGATCCGCGGCCGCCCGGGCTCGGCAGCGCGCAGCCCGCCGCGGATCCGCTCGGTTTGACGGCCCGCCACGGGCCCGGGCGCGCGGCGGACCGTCAGGCCGGACCCGCGCCGGCGGTCAGGCCAGCCGCGCGGTCAGCGTGATCTCCGTGCCGGTCAGCGCCTGGCTCACCGGGCAGCCCTGCTTGGCAGCCTCGGCGATGCGCTGGAAGTCGTCCTCGGAGATGCCGTCCACCTGCGCCTCGACGGTGAGGTGGATGCCGGAGATGCGCGGGCCGCCGGCGTCGAACGTCACCTCCGCGGCGGTCTGGACCCGGGTCGGCGGGGTGCCGTTGCCGTCCAGCTCGTTGGCGAAGGCCATCGAGAAGCAGGTGGCGTGCGCGGCCCCGAGAAGCTCCTCGGGGTTGGTCGTCGAGCCGTGCTCCTCGCTGCGCGCCTTCCAGTTGACGTCGAAGGTGGCTGCCCCGGAGCTGTCCAGCCGGGTCTGCCCGCTGCCGTCGAAGAGGTTCCCGGTCCAGGTGGTGCTCGCCTTGCTCACCAGTGCCTTGGGCATGTCGACTCCTTCCCGCGCCCGGACCCTCCGGGCGCCCGCGGCGGCGGCGCCGCTGCCCCCATCCTGCCCGCCGGGGGCCGTGGGCGCACCGGTAGGGTGCCGGGTATGACCGTGCCCGCGACCGCCCCCCGCCCGGCCGACGACGGCGCCCCGGCACCCGCGGGACGGACCGCGGCCACCCCGGCGACCGGGGACGCGCCTGCCGGGGCCGAGGTGCTCGAGCGGCAGCGGCTGCGCCATCCGCTCGCCGTGCGGCACCTGCGGGTCCTGCGCACCACCCGGCTCAGCGACCGCCTGCTGCGCATCACCGCCGGCGGGGACAGCCTCGCCGGCTTCACCGCGCCCGGACCGGCCGACCACGTCAAGCTCTTCGTGCCCGACCCGGTCACCGGCGAGCTGCACGCCCCGACGGCCGGCCCCGACGGGCTGGTCCGCCCGGCCACCCCGCCGACCGTGCGCGACTACACCCCGCGCGCGGTCCGGCCCGGCGAGCTCGACCTCGACGTCGTCCTGCACGAGGGTCCCGGCCCGGTGTCCGCCTGGGCCGCGGCCGCCCGGCCAGGGGACGCCCTCGCCGTCGCCGGCCCGCGCGGCTCCAAGCTCCCCCCGGCCGGCGCCGCCCACGTCCTGCTCGGCGGGGACGAGACCGCGCTGCCCGCCCTGGCCCGCTGGCTGGAGGCGCTCCCCGCCGACCTCCCGGTCGACGTCCTGCTCGAGGTGGCCGACCCGGCCGACGCCGGCTACCTCGAGGGCTCCACCACCCCCGGCACCCGGCTGCACGTCCTGGCCCGGGGCGGCGCCGCCCCCGGCACCACCACCCTGCTCGCGGAGGCGGCGCGCGCCCTGCCGCCCCGGCCCGGGCCTGGCTTCGCCTGGTTCGCCGGCGAGGCCGGCTCCCTCGTCCCGCTGCGCCGGTGGCTGCGGCACGACTCCCCGTTCCACCGCGGCAACGTCGCCGTGGACGGGTACTGGAAGCGCGGCGTCGTCGCCCTGGACCACCACGCCCCGATCGACCCCGCCGATCCGGACGAGTAGATGCTGGCCGTGGGCCTGAGCGGCGGGATCGGCTCGGGCAAGTCCACCGTCGCCGCCGAGCTGGCTCGGCTCGGCGCGGTCGTCGTCGACGCCGACGCGCTCGCCCGGGAGGTCGTCGCGCCGGGCACGGCCGGCCTGGCCGCGGTGGTCGAGGCCTTCGGCCCCGGGGTCCTGCGGCCCGACGGCGGCCTGGACCGTCCCGCGCTGGGCCGCCTCGTCTTCGCCGACGACGCCGCCCGCCGGCGCCTGGAGGGCATCACCCACCCGCTGGTGGCCGCCGAGGCGGCCCGGCGGCAGGCGGCCGCCGGGCCGGGCGCCGTCGTCGTGCACGACGTGCCGCTCCTGGTCGAGAACGGCCTGGCCCAGCGGTACGACCTGGTGGTCGTCGTCGGCGCGCCGGTGGAGGTCCGGCTGGCCCGGCTCCGGGGGCGCGGGATGACCGAGGAGGACGCCCGGGCCCGGATCCGCGCGCAGGCCGACGACGCCGCGCGCCGCGCCGTCGCCGACGTCTGGCTGGACAACTCCGGCACCCGGGCGGAGCTGGTCGAGCAGGTCCGGCGGCTCTGGGCCGAGCGGCTGCTGCCCGCGGCCGGCGAGCGGGCCGGGGCCCGCCGCGCCGGCGGCTGACCGGACGCCCCGCTACCCCCGGGCGGCCGACTGCGGCGCCGGCCGGGCCCCGACGAGCGGCTCGTCCGGCGCGGCCGGCCGGCTGAGCCCGGCGGCGGCGTAGGCCTCGTCCTCGTCCAGCGTCTCGCGCTCGAGCAGCCGGGCGACGATGCTCTCCAGCCGGTCCCGGTGCTCGGCGAGGAGCTCCCGGGCCCGCCGGTAGCAGTCCGCGACCAGGTCCCGGACCTCCCGGTCCACCGCCTGCAGCAGCGCCTCGGAGGCGCCGGCCTGCCGCGGGTCGCCCTCGGTGGGGTAGACCTGCACCGGCCCGATCTGGGCGGACATCCCCCACCGGCCCACCATCTGCCGGGCGATGCCGGTGGCCTGCTGCAGGTCGGACTCCGCGCCGGTGGTCACCACCCCGAAGACCTCCTGCTCGGCGGCCATCCCGCCGAGGGCGCCGACGATCCGCCCGCGCAGGTACTCCGCGTCGTAGCCGTAGCGGTCGGTGTCCGGCGTGGACAGGGTGACCCCGAGGGCCCGCCCGCGCGGGATGATCGAGATCTTCCGGACCGGGTCCGCGCCGGGCTGGAGCATCCCGAGCAGCGCGTGCCCCGACTCGTGGTAGGCGGTGCGGCGCCGCTCGGACTCGGGGAGGACGACGGCACGCTCCGCGCCGAGCTGGATCCGCTCGAGGGCGTCGGCCAGGTCCTTGGCGTGCACCGCGTCCTGGCCGAGCCGGGCGGCCTGCAGCGCCGCCTCGTTGGCGAGGTTGGCCAGGTCCGCGCCGGTCAGCCCGGGGGTGCTCTGGGCCACCCGGCGCAGGTCGACGTCGTCGGCGAGCGGGACCGAGCGGGTGTGCACCTTCAGGATCTCCTCGCGGCCCTTCTGGTCCGGCGGGGAGACGGTGATCTTGCGGTCGAACCGGCCCGGCCGGGTCAGCGCCGGGTCGAGGACGTCGGCGCGGTTGGTCGCGGCGAGGACGACCACGCCCTCCTTGCCGGAGAAGCCATCCATCTCGGTGAGGATCTGGTTGAGGGTCTGCTCCCGCTCGTCGTTGCCGCCCACCGACTGCGCGCCGGCCCGGGACCGGCCGATGGTGTCGATCTCGTCGATGAAGACGATCGCGGGGGCGACCTTGCGGGCCTCCTCGAAGAGCTCGCGGACCCGCTGCGCGCCGACGCCGACGATCATCTCGATGAACTCCGCGGCGCTGGCCGAGAAGAACGGCACGCCGGCCTCCCCGGCGGTGGCCCGGGCGAGCAGCGTCTTGCCGGTGCCGGGCGCGCCCTCGAGGAGGACCCCGCGCGGGGCCCGGGCGCCGAGCCGGGTGTACCGGTCCGGGTCCTTCAGCAGGTCGACGATCTCGGAGACCTGCTGCTCGACCTCGTCGATGCCGGCGACGTCGTCGAAGGTGACCCGCACCTCCTCGGGCTCGACCCGCCGGGACTTCCGCCGCCCGAACATCCCGCCCGCCATCGCCGACTGCCGGCGGAACAGCCAGACGTAGAACAGGACGAGCAGCGCCAGCGGCAGCAGGGAGATGAGCAGGTTGGACAGCACGCCGCGCTGCTGCGTGACCGGGGTGGCCCGGACGACGGCGCCCGCGTCCTCCAGGTCGGTGAGCAGGTCGTCCTGGGCGAAGGCCGGCCGCTCGGTGACGAACTGGTCGTAGCTGCCGTCCCCGTCCGGCACGTCGGCCGGCTCCTCGAGCATCCCCTCGATCGTCTGCCCGCGGGCGAACACCTCGGTCACGTTGTGGTCGGCGACCTGGTCGGTGAACTCGGTGTAGGGCACCTGGACGACGTTCGAGCTCGCCACGTCCTGGATCGTGGTGATGCCGAAGAAGACCAGCCAGCCGATCAGGACCCAGGTGAGCACCCGGCCCCACCGCGGGCCCGACGGTGCGCCGTCGTCGCTCGGCGGCATGCCCTCCGTCCGCCAGGGCCGCCAGCCGTCGTCCTGCCCGCCGGGGTCGGCTCGACGCCGCCGGGCGGAGCGGGTGCTGCCGGCGTCCTGCTGATCAGCCATGACGAGCTCCTGACCTTGGTTGTCGCACGAGCGTACTGTCCGCCCTCGGCGGACGCCGACCGGGCGCCGTCGGCCGCGCCCCCCGGGTGTGGGTGCGGCGCCGTACCGTTGACCCATGCGCCCCGTGACCGACCTGCAGCGAGCCGTGGCTCCGTTCGAGGTCGTCTCCGACTACCAGCCCTCCGGCGACCAGCCGACCGCCATCGCCGAGCTGGCCGAGCGGGTCCGGGCGGGGGAGAAGGACATCGTCCTGCTCGGCGCGACCGGTACCGGGAAGTCGGCGACCACCGCCTGGCTGATCGAGCAGGTGCAGCGGCCCACCCTCGTGATGGCCCCGAACAAGACCCTCGCCGCGCAGCTCGCGACGGAGTTCCGCGAGCTCCTCCCGCACAACGCCGTGGAGTACTTCGTCTCCTACTACGACTACTACCAGCCGGAGGCCTACGTCCCGCAGTCGGACACCTACATCGAGAAGGACTCCTCCATCAACGACGAGGTGGAGCGGCTGCGGCACAGCGCCACCAACTCCCTGCTGACCCGGCGGGACACGGTGGTGGTGGCCTCGGTGTCCTGCATCTACGGCCTGGGCACCCCGCAGGAGTACGTCGACCGGATGGTCCGGCTGGAGGTGGGCCAGCAGATCGAGCGGGAGGAGCTGCTCCGCCGGTTCGTGCAGATGCAGTACACCCGCAACGACATGGCCTTCACCCGGGGCACGTTCCGGGTGCGCGGGGACACCATCGAGATCATCCCGGTGTACGAGGAGCTCGCGATCCGGATCGAGATGTTCGGCGACGAGATCGACGCCCTGTCCACCCTCCACCCGCTCACCGGGGACGTCATCCGCACCGAACAGGCCGTCCACCTCTTCCCGGCATCGCACTACGTCGCCGGCCCGGAGCGGATGGAGCGCGCCGTCGCCGGGATCGAGGCCGAGCTGGTCGAGCGGCTGGCGGAGCTGGAGCGGCAGGGCAAGCTGCTCGAGGCCCAGCGGCTGCGGATGCGCACCACCTACGACATCGAGATGATGCGGCAGATCGGCACCTGCTCCGGGATCGAGAACTACTCCCGGCACATCGACGGCCGCGCCCCGGGCAGCGCCCCGAACACCCTGCTCGACTACTTCCCGGAGGACTTCCTCCTCGTCATCGACGAGTCGCACGTGACCGTGCCGCAGATCGGGGCGATGTACGAGGGGGACATGTCCCGCAAGCGGACCCTGGTGGACCACGGCTTCCGGCTGCCCTCGGCGATGGACAACCGGCCGCTGCGGTGGGAGGAGTTCCAGGACCGGATCGGACAGACGGTCTACCTCTCGGCCACCCCCGGGCCGTACGAGCTGAGCCAGGCCGACGGCGTGGTGGAGCAGATCATCCGGCCCACCGGGCTGGTGGACCCCGAGGTGGTGGTCAAGCCCACGAAGGGCCAGATCGACGACCTGCTCGGGGAGATCCGGGACCGGACCGAGCGGGACGAGCGGGTGCTGGTGACCACCCTGACCAAGAAGATGGCCGAGGACCTCACCGGCTATCTCCTCGAGCGGGGGGTGCGGGTGCAGTACCTGCACTCCGACGTCGACACGCTGCGCCGGGTGGAGCTCCTCCGCGAGCTGCGGCTGGGCCAGTTCGACGTGCTCGTCGGCATCAACCTGCTGCGCGAGGGCCTGGACCTGCCCGAGGTCTCCCTCGTCGCCATCCTCGACGCCGACAAGGAGGGCTTCCTGCGGTCCTCCACCTCCCTCATCCAGACGATCGGCCGCGCCGCCCGCAACGTCTCCGGCCAGGTGCACATGTACGCCGACACGGTCACCCCCTCGATGGCCCAGGCCATCGAGGAGACGAACCGGCGGCGGGCGAAGCAGGTCGCGTTCAACACCGAGCACGGCGTCGAGCCGACGGCGCTGCGCAAGCGGATCGCCGACGTCACCGACATGCTCGCCCGGGAGGACGTGGACACCGAGGAGCTCCTCGCCGGCGGCTACCGGGGCGCCGGCACCGGCCCGGGCCGCAAGGAGCGGCGCAGCGCGGGCGGCTCGGCGCGGGAGCGGCTCGCCGGCGCCGCGGCCAGCGACCTCGCCGACCTCATCCAGGACCTCTCGGCCCAGATGCACAACGCCGCCGAGGAGCTGCAGTTCGAGCTCGCCGCCCGGCTGCGGGACGAGATCGCCGACCTGAAGAAGGAGCTGCGGCAGATGACGGCGGCGACCGCCTGAGTCCGGGGCGCCGGCTGCGCGCCCCGGATGCCGCTTTTGCCCGAGTCGCATCTCACGGCTGGCACGCCCGGGCGGCTGTCGCGCGGCGTCGGGGCGTGACGTAGGCTGCGACGAGCGGAGGGGAGTATTCCCCCAACGGTGACGCCGTCATCACGGCGGGCGCGTGCCTGCTCGGTGCACCGGTCCGGACCTCGACGGCGGGCGCCTCCTTGAGCGGACGCGCCGGCCCGGCCGGGCGGAAGAGACCTCCGGTACCTGCCCGCACGTACCGGAGGAGCTTCTCGCAGTGGATGTTCACGCCCTTGGCTGGGCCGTCCTCATCGCCATCATCCTGGTGATGATCACGGTCGACATCGTCGGCCACGTCCGTACCCCGCACGCCCCGTCGCTGAAGGAGGCGGCCTGGTGGTCCGTGGCCTACGTGGCGATGGCCATCATCTTCGGCTTCATCATCTGGGCCGTCTACGGCGGCCGGTACGGCGGGGAGTACTTCGCCGGGTACGTCACCGAGAAGAGTCTGTCGATCGACAATCTCTTCGTCTTCGTGATCATCATCGCGGCGTTCCGGATCCCCCGGAAGTACCAGCAGGAGGTCCTGCTCGCCGGCATCGTCATCGCCCTCGTGCTCCGCGCCGTGTTCATCGCGGT contains:
- a CDS encoding class I SAM-dependent methyltransferase translates to MGAPDGPAWAGYDDVDDAAAARANAGWWSAAAGDYLAEHGDFLGAADFCWCPEGLRESDAHLLGPLDRLRGTRVLEVGCGAAQCSRWLRSQGVEQVVGTDVAAGMLARAAELDARTGVAVPTVLADARALPFPAASVDVAFTAFGAIAFVPDAERVHAEAARVLRPGGRWVFSVTHPIRWAFPDDPTAAGLRVSRSYFDRTPYVERDRDGTPAYAEFHRTLGDHVRDVVAAGLVIEDLVEPEWPPENTSTWGGWGPERGALLPGTAILVARRP
- the rpsA gene encoding 30S ribosomal protein S1, producing MTTTTPTQSTSPQVAVNDIGSAEDFLAAVDETIKYFNDGDIVEGTIVKVDRDEVLLDIGYKTEGVILSRELSIKHDVDPEEVVSVGDQVEALVLQKEDKEGRLLLSKKRAQYERAWSTIEKIKDEDGVVTGTVIEVVKGGLILDIGLRGFLPASLVEMRRVRDLQPYVGRELEAKIIELDKNRNNVVLSRRAWLEQTQSEVRSHFLQTLQKGQVRHGVVSSIVNFGAFVDLGGVDGLVHVSELSWKHIDHPSEVVEVGQEVTVEVLDVDMDRERVSLSLKATQEDPWQAFARTHAIGQVVPGKVTKLVPFGAFVRVEDGIEGLVHISELAQRHVELPEQVAKVGQEVFVKVIDIDLDRRRISLSLKQANEGVDPNSDDFDPSLYGMAAEYDEQGNYKYPEGFDPDTNEWLEGYEAQREAWESEYAQAQARWEAHKRQVAAAMNADTGGGEDNEPAPAAAPASYTSAPNEAQGTLASDEALAALREKLTGH
- a CDS encoding OsmC family peroxiredoxin; translated protein: MPKALVSKASTTWTGNLFDGSGQTRLDSSGAATFDVNWKARSEEHGSTTNPEELLGAAHATCFSMAFANELDGNGTPPTRVQTAAEVTFDAGGPRISGIHLTVEAQVDGISEDDFQRIAEAAKQGCPVSQALTGTEITLTARLA
- a CDS encoding siderophore-interacting protein, whose translation is MTVPATAPRPADDGAPAPAGRTAATPATGDAPAGAEVLERQRLRHPLAVRHLRVLRTTRLSDRLLRITAGGDSLAGFTAPGPADHVKLFVPDPVTGELHAPTAGPDGLVRPATPPTVRDYTPRAVRPGELDLDVVLHEGPGPVSAWAAAARPGDALAVAGPRGSKLPPAGAAHVLLGGDETALPALARWLEALPADLPVDVLLEVADPADAGYLEGSTTPGTRLHVLARGGAAPGTTTLLAEAARALPPRPGPGFAWFAGEAGSLVPLRRWLRHDSPFHRGNVAVDGYWKRGVVALDHHAPIDPADPDE
- the coaE gene encoding dephospho-CoA kinase — translated: MLAVGLSGGIGSGKSTVAAELARLGAVVVDADALAREVVAPGTAGLAAVVEAFGPGVLRPDGGLDRPALGRLVFADDAARRRLEGITHPLVAAEAARRQAAAGPGAVVVHDVPLLVENGLAQRYDLVVVVGAPVEVRLARLRGRGMTEEDARARIRAQADDAARRAVADVWLDNSGTRAELVEQVRRLWAERLLPAAGERAGARRAGG
- the ftsH gene encoding ATP-dependent zinc metalloprotease FtsH, which codes for MADQQDAGSTRSARRRRADPGGQDDGWRPWRTEGMPPSDDGAPSGPRWGRVLTWVLIGWLVFFGITTIQDVASSNVVQVPYTEFTDQVADHNVTEVFARGQTIEGMLEEPADVPDGDGSYDQFVTERPAFAQDDLLTDLEDAGAVVRATPVTQQRGVLSNLLISLLPLALLVLFYVWLFRRQSAMAGGMFGRRKSRRVEPEEVRVTFDDVAGIDEVEQQVSEIVDLLKDPDRYTRLGARAPRGVLLEGAPGTGKTLLARATAGEAGVPFFSASAAEFIEMIVGVGAQRVRELFEEARKVAPAIVFIDEIDTIGRSRAGAQSVGGNDEREQTLNQILTEMDGFSGKEGVVVLAATNRADVLDPALTRPGRFDRKITVSPPDQKGREEILKVHTRSVPLADDVDLRRVAQSTPGLTGADLANLANEAALQAARLGQDAVHAKDLADALERIQLGAERAVVLPESERRRTAYHESGHALLGMLQPGADPVRKISIIPRGRALGVTLSTPDTDRYGYDAEYLRGRIVGALGGMAAEQEVFGVVTTGAESDLQQATGIARQMVGRWGMSAQIGPVQVYPTEGDPRQAGASEALLQAVDREVRDLVADCYRRARELLAEHRDRLESIVARLLERETLDEDEAYAAAGLSRPAAPDEPLVGARPAPQSAARG
- the uvrB gene encoding excinuclease ABC subunit UvrB translates to MRPVTDLQRAVAPFEVVSDYQPSGDQPTAIAELAERVRAGEKDIVLLGATGTGKSATTAWLIEQVQRPTLVMAPNKTLAAQLATEFRELLPHNAVEYFVSYYDYYQPEAYVPQSDTYIEKDSSINDEVERLRHSATNSLLTRRDTVVVASVSCIYGLGTPQEYVDRMVRLEVGQQIEREELLRRFVQMQYTRNDMAFTRGTFRVRGDTIEIIPVYEELAIRIEMFGDEIDALSTLHPLTGDVIRTEQAVHLFPASHYVAGPERMERAVAGIEAELVERLAELERQGKLLEAQRLRMRTTYDIEMMRQIGTCSGIENYSRHIDGRAPGSAPNTLLDYFPEDFLLVIDESHVTVPQIGAMYEGDMSRKRTLVDHGFRLPSAMDNRPLRWEEFQDRIGQTVYLSATPGPYELSQADGVVEQIIRPTGLVDPEVVVKPTKGQIDDLLGEIRDRTERDERVLVTTLTKKMAEDLTGYLLERGVRVQYLHSDVDTLRRVELLRELRLGQFDVLVGINLLREGLDLPEVSLVAILDADKEGFLRSSTSLIQTIGRAARNVSGQVHMYADTVTPSMAQAIEETNRRRAKQVAFNTEHGVEPTALRKRIADVTDMLAREDVDTEELLAGGYRGAGTGPGRKERRSAGGSARERLAGAAASDLADLIQDLSAQMHNAAEELQFELAARLRDEIADLKKELRQMTAATA